The Pedobacter roseus genome contains a region encoding:
- a CDS encoding EVE domain-containing protein, producing MNHWLVKSEPFKYSWEKFNEDGRTFWDGVRNYQARNNLKTMKEGDLVLFYHSNEGKNVVGIAKVVREFYQDPTTDDANWVVVDLSPVESLKNPVSLEQIKAEPSLTDISLVRQGRLSVMPLKATEFDKILEMGS from the coding sequence ATGAACCATTGGTTAGTAAAATCAGAGCCTTTTAAATACAGTTGGGAAAAATTTAACGAAGATGGCCGTACCTTTTGGGATGGTGTGCGTAATTATCAGGCGAGGAATAACCTCAAAACCATGAAAGAAGGCGATTTAGTACTTTTTTACCACAGTAACGAAGGGAAAAACGTGGTGGGCATTGCTAAAGTGGTGAGGGAGTTTTACCAGGATCCAACCACCGATGATGCCAACTGGGTAGTGGTTGATTTATCGCCGGTAGAAAGCCTGAAAAATCCGGTATCTTTAGAGCAGATCAAAGCTGAACCAAGTTTAACAGATATCTCTTTAGTGCGCCAGGGCCGTTTATCGGTAATGCCACTAAAAGCTACTGAGTTTGATAAAATTCTGGAAATGGGAAGTTGA
- a CDS encoding DUF2004 domain-containing protein: protein MAEYALPYFGNLSTENLEEYYDVDIELNGNEIQVDLNFEHQTVDTLILGKVKNFIEKLEKFDNLNKTYILNDYNDEDGDTVKFYLEHHLEEVDKEDLTKLVNFADTITEPEKQLLSKLKLVRVGLYPDNEDNFAIFDYSIGKDITNYLVVINTDENGQLDYMTMES, encoded by the coding sequence ATGGCAGAATACGCTTTACCATACTTCGGAAACTTATCAACAGAAAATTTAGAAGAATATTATGATGTTGATATTGAATTAAATGGAAATGAAATTCAAGTAGACCTTAACTTTGAACACCAGACGGTTGACACATTAATACTGGGCAAAGTAAAAAATTTCATTGAAAAATTAGAAAAATTTGACAACCTGAATAAGACATATATTCTCAATGACTATAATGACGAAGATGGCGACACAGTAAAATTTTACTTAGAACACCATCTTGAGGAAGTTGATAAAGAAGACCTTACAAAACTTGTAAACTTTGCCGACACCATAACAGAACCCGAAAAGCAACTTTTGTCAAAATTGAAATTAGTTAGAGTTGGTCTTTATCCTGATAATGAAGATAACTTCGCCATTTTTGACTACTCAATTGGAAAGGATATAACAAATTATTTGGTAGTAATAAATACTGATGAGAACGGACAACTGGACTATATGACAATGGAAAGCTAA